Proteins from one Ranitomeya variabilis isolate aRanVar5 chromosome 1, aRanVar5.hap1, whole genome shotgun sequence genomic window:
- the CCDC88C gene encoding protein Daple isoform X3: MDITISQLLDLFLESPLVTWVKTVGPCGNENESKLATYMDLVDGVFLNKIMLQIDPRPSNQRINKNVNNDVNLRIQNLTILVRHIKTYYQEVLQQLIVMTLPNVLLIGKDPLTGRSMEEVKKILLLMLGCAVQCDRKEEYIEKIKQLDIETQEEIVSHIQEVTHNQENVFDLQWLDVTDVAPEELDSLSRSMALHLRRLLDERDDYKEVIVDLTQERDYLQSLNPPAPVKSTSSDVSSNVVNHFSTEDKQHLAVELADSKAKLRRLRQELEEKSEILLDTKHEVERLNLELQRLKQENIQLAAEARTARTYRDEVDSMKEAASKVDRLESELIRCKEKLHDVEFYKARMDELREDNVILIETKALLEEQLEAARARTDKVHELEKDNLQLKSKIHDLELDRFSDKNRIEELLEENMVLEIAHKQSMNESAQLGWELEQVSKSSELSDARKSFVFELNESASSRILKLEKENQGLQQIIQELREASINLEESSLKSLELEKDNQQLNKKIENLHIQIEKEKQSSFDLESLSEDLLKEKDNLSRILENVKSEKEKQIKELEQESKHLSQAMAALRQRAQESTDSRVKEVEMENKMLHETITDTSSKLNDLEHEKKQLQKAHDQVKDKAEQVEEMEKEVRRLEKQNEGLAKKLSSMRIIEEKVEILEKENGKLESENRIFKKSLDTLQNVSIRLEVLEKENKQLDEENVELRRAVEAMRFSCARINQIERENTKLQKEKEDLQKEVEVLKVLGKKSERLEVSYQGLNEENWRLQQMVETGKKKVTELETELKDTEKENKEMQKTLEEMKISSKRLERLEQEKKIAEQEMSQLEKDKKMLEKESKRLWQQVELKDAILDDNTVKLADLEKESKTLEKEVSRLRESSSRTRELEKENKDLVQQMTVDKRTLATLREDLVLEKLKTQQMSSELDKLSLELEKIGLNKELMLQDENSIAEKKYKILESKIESTLKTTLAIKESKILSLEGQVDEVRNLNQQLQNELNSVKQDLEMQNETVDSIVPNSRGRSIQKIHGTETLENGQPESTRDLWRAKDRVIEVERDNAALQAEKKLMKEQVRHLETQNHALNNQMGALQKQISFLQENNTTLQTQTANLQVESSAAASQSVSLTSQISQLQSQLSTLEGENDKVAHQREEAIASHDALLRDHNHLVSLYERQSAEYEGLINQHSALKAQHKNLEQTNCILEDSYNNLLRHKAELEERDRALNCENEELQQEKRKNVQAAGEKEKLQEELQRLKFLHNELQVEYNTLHKHTKDTKSSLNNAQMELNRWQAKFDELKEQHQNMDITLTKLDNRCELMSRLKRNLEEENHHLLSQIQMLNQQNQMLLESSMESKEHYYEEQKQYIDKLNDLRRQKEKLEEKIMDQYKFYDPAPKKKNHWSGARALAKLIKPRKESSRERPKSVGDVTNQTVENVEIAASPSCTRPLRVQQENTDNCSLGSDERDAAKSFTSKAAPRKKFPFLKSNSQEKKASQSQRRFSERLRFWSSVDLSPTTHKSSVSLPEIRDF, from the exons gaggttctgcagcagctgatcgtGATGACTTTGCCCAATGTTCTGCTGATTGGTAAAGACCCTCTGACAG GGAGAAGTATGGAGGAGGTGAAGAAGATTCTGCTGCTGATGTTGGGCTGCGCCGTACAG TGCGACAGGAAAGAGGAGTACATTGAGAAGATCAAGCAGCTGGATATCGAGACACAGGAGGAAATCGTATCGCACATCCAGGAG GTGACCCATAACCAGGAGAATGTGTTTGATCTACAATGGCTGGATGTAACGGACGTGGCCCCTGAAGAGCTGGACTCGCTGTCCCGAAGCATGGCACTGCACCTCAGGAGGCTGCTCGATGAGCGGGATGACTATAAAGAG GTGATTGTCGATCTCACCCAGGAAAGGGATTATCTCCAGTCTCTGAATCCGCCTGCTCCGGTCAAGTCTACAAGTTCAGATGTGTCGTCAAATGTGGTCAACCATTTTTCTACAGAGGACAAGCAACATCTGGCAGTGGAACTCGCAGACAGCAAAGCGAAATTACGACGGCTACGGCAGGAATT AGAAGAAAAGTCAGAGATTCTCTTGGACACTAAACATGAAGTTGAAAGATTGAACCTGGAGCTTCAGAGGCTCAAACAGGAG AACATCCAGTTGGCGGCTGAGGCTCGGACTGCGCGCACGTACCGGGATGAGGTGGATTCGATGAAGGAAGCGGCTAGCAAAGTTGACCGCCTAGAAAGTGAACTCATCCGCTGCAAAGAGAAACTTCACGATGTGGAATTCTACAAGGCACGGATGGAC GAGCTGAGAGAAGATAATGTGATTCTCATCGAGACCAAGGCTCTGCTGGAGGAGCAGCTGGAGGCGGCGCGGGCACGGACCGACAAAGTACACGAGCTCGAGAAGGACAATCTGCAGCTGAAATCCAAGATCCATGACCTGGAGCTG GACCGATTCTCGGATAAGAACCGGATCGAGGAGCTGCTAGAGGAGAACATGGTGCTGGAAATCGCTCACAAGCAAAGCATGAACGAGTCGGCGCAGCTGGGCTGGGAGCTGGAGCAGGTGTCCAAGAGCAGTGAGCTGTCCGATG CCAGGAAATCATTTGTGTTTGAGCTGAACGAATCTGCGTCCAGTCGCATCCTGAAGCTGGAGAAAGAGAACCAGGGTCTTCAGCAGATCATCCAAGAGTTACGAGAAGCCTCCATCAATCTGGAGGAAAGCAGCTTGAAGAGCCTGGAACTGGAGAAGGACAACCAGCAGCTCAACAAGAAG atTGAAAACCtgcacattcagattgagaaggaaaAACAGAGCAGCTTCGACTTGGAGAGTCTCAGCGAAGATTTACTTAAGGAGAAGGATAATCTCTCTCGAATTCTAGAGAATGTAAAATCTGAGAAGGAAAAGCAG ATTAAGGAGCTGGAACAGGAAAGCAAACACTTGTCCCAGGCGATGGCAGCTTTAAGACAAAGAGCACAAGAAAGCACTGATTCTAGAGTCAAAGAAGTCGAGATGGAAAACAAGATGCTCCATGAAACCATCACAGACACCAGCAGTAAACTGAACGATCTGGAGCATGAAAAGAAGCAGCTGCAGAAGGCACATGATCAGGTGAAGGACAAGGCTGAAcaagtggaggagatggagaaggaAGTCCGACGGCTGGAGAAGCAGAATGAAGGGTTGGCTAAGAAGTTGTCCTCCATGAGGATCATTGAAGAAAAGGTGGAGATTTTGGAGAAGGAGAATGGAAAGCTGGAAAGTGAAAATAGAATATTCAAGAAGTCTCTTGATACTTTGCAGAATGTGTCCATTCGGCTGGAGGTTTTGGAGAAGGAAAACAAGCAGCTGGATGAAGAGAACGTAGAGCTCAGGAGAGCGGTGGAAGCTATGAGGTTCTCCTGTGCCAGGATCAACCAGATTGAAAGAGAGAATACCAAGCTCCAGAAGGAGAAGGAAGATCTGCAgaaggaagtggaagtgctgaaggTGCTGGGGAAAAAGTCTGAGCGTCTGGAAGTGAGCTACCAAGGCTTAAACGAGGAAAACTGGAGGCTTCAGCAGATGGTTGAGACTGGAAAGAAGAAAGTGACGGAGCTGGAGACCGAGCTTAAGGACACAGAGAAGGAAAATAAAGAAATGCAAAAAACCCTGGAGGAGATGAAGATTTCCAGCAAGAGGCTGGAACGGTTGGAACAAGAAAAAAAGATAGCGGAGCAGGAAATGTCGCAACTGGAGAAGGACAAGAAGATGTTGGAGAAGGAATCGAAGAGGCTTTGGCAGCAGGTAGAGCTGAAGGACGCCATATTGGATGACAACACAGTGAAGCTAGCGGACCTGGAGAAGGAGAGTAAAACACTAGAGAAGGAGGTTTCTCGGCTAAGGGAGTCGTCTTCTAGAACCAGAGAGCTAGAAAAGGAGAATAAAGACCTGGTGCAACAGATGACTGTTGATAAGAGGACACTGGCGACACTAAGGGAG GATCTggtcttagaaaaattaaaaacccaACAAATGTCAAGCGAATTGGACAAACTGAGCCTGGAACTTGAGAAGATTGGGTTAAATAAAGAGTTAATGCTGCAAGATGAGAACAGTATTGCTGAAAA GAAATACAAGATTCTGGAAAGTAAGATCGAATCAACACTAAAGACAACTTTGGCCATAAAAGAAAGTAAAATCCTTTCGCTCGAAGGTCAAGTGGACGAAGTCCGGAATCTTAACCAGCAGCTTCAGAACGAGCTGAATTCG GTGAAACAAGACCTTGAGATGCAAAATGAGACCGTAGATTCGATTGTCCCGAATTCTCGGGGTCGGAGCATCCAAAAAATCCATGGCACAGAGACCCTGGAGAATGGACAGCCGGAGAGCACACGGGATCTGTGGAGGGCGAAGGACCGAGTCATCGAAGTGGAGCGGGAT aatgcagctttacaagcagagaagaagttgatgaaagagCAAGTGCGGCATCTGGAGACTCAGAACCATGCTCTCAACAACCAGatgggggcgctgcagaaacagATCAGTTTCCTTCAAGAAAACAACACTACACTGCAGACGCAAACTGCCAACCTGCAG GTTGAGAGCTCGGCCGCTGCTTCCCAAAGTGTTTCCTTAACATCCCAGATCTCTCAGCTGCAGAGCCAGCTGTCCACCCTGGAGGGCGAGAACGACAAGGTGGCACACCAGCGAGAGGAGGCCATCGCCAGCCATGACGCACTGCTAAGAGATCACAATCACTTGGTCTCCCTGTATGAACGCCAGTCTGCAGAGTACGAGGGTCTCATCAATCAGCACAGCGCCCTGAAGGCGCAGCACAAGAACCTGGAGCAGACAAACTGCATCCTGGAGGATAG CTACAACAACCTACTGCGCCATAAAGCGGAGCTGGAGGAGCGGGACCGAGCATTAAACTGCGAGAATGAAGAATTGCAGCAGGAAAAGAGGAAGAACGTCCAGGCTGCCGGTGAGAAGGAGAAGCTACAGGAGGAGCTGCAGAG GCTGAAGTTCCTGCACAATGAGCTCCAGGTGGAATATAACACTTTACACAAACACACCAAGGACACGAAGAGCTCGCTGAATAACGCCCAGATGGAGCTGAACCGATGGCAGGCAAAGTTCGATGAGTTAAAGGAGCAGCACCAGAACATGGACATAACTCTCACCAAGCTGGACAACCGCTGCGAG CTAATGAGCCGCCTGAAGCGAAATCTGGAGGAGGAGAACCATCATCTTCTCAGCCAGATCCAGATGCTGAATCAGCAGAACCAGATGTTGCTGGAGTCAAGTATGGAGAGTAAAGAGCATTATTACGAGGAACAGAAACAGTACAT AGATAAATTGAACGACCTAAGAAGACAGAAGGAGAAGCTGGAGGAGAAAATAATGGACCAGTATAAATTCTATGACCCTGCACCCAAGAA GAAGAACCACTGGTCCGGTGCTCGAGCTCTTGCCAAGCTCATCAAACCAAGAAAAGAGAGCTCCCGAGAGCGACCCAAGTCAGTGGGTGATGTCACCAACCAAACCGTGGAGAACGTGGAGATTGCTGCGTCGCCATCTTGTACGCGGCCCCTAAGAGTGCAGCAAGAGAATACGGATAACTGTTCTCTGGGGTCTGATGAGAGGGACGCGGCCAAGTCCTTCACCAGTAAAG CCGCTCCTCGCAAAAAGTTTCCATTTTTGAAAAGCAACAGTCAAGAAAAGAAGGCGTCACAGAGTCAGCGCCGTTTCTCGGAGCGCCTGCGGTTCTGGTCGTCTGTAGATCTCTCGCCCACTACCCATAAGAGCTCTGTCTCCCTTCCAGAGATCAGGGACTTCTGA